AAGAAATGCTACAGACACAGGCGAGGGAGTAAGGATTCCCCAACCCCAACCCCAACCCCAACCCCCCAAGAAGCACCGCACAGAACCCTCTGCTCCTCTCACCCTCACGCTCCAAGGCGGCGGCGCCATGCACGGCGGAGGCGCGGCCTCGCCCGATGCCGCCATATGCATCTCCCCAGAAGCTGGGCCCATCGTCGGGGTCGCCCCCGCCGGGATCAGTAAGTTTGCGCCCCAACCGTTCCTCCCCCTCTCTCCAAACGCATCTCATTCTTTgccgattcgcgcaatttctgatACGATACTACTCCTACCAGTTGCTTATCTTTCCCTAGTGCAGCTTGTCAGTTCATCCTTCGTTAGCAGAGTGTCTGCAAATAGCTCGTTCCAAATTTCTCTTTGCTATGGTGCTGTTTCCTCATCCGTTCGTGTTTGATTTGGCACAGGGGTCGAAAACTGCTACGTGTTCAAGAGCCGGCTGCAGGAGTATGCTCAGAGGGTTGGCATTCCAACCCCGGAGTACCACACGCTGAAAGAAGGCCCATCTCATGAACCTGTCTTCAAGTCCACAGTGTTCGTTAATAATACCAAGTATGAGTCGCTGCCTGGGTTCTTCAGCCGGAAGGCTGCAGAACAGTCTGCCGCGGAAGTTGCGCTCATGGAGATAGCCATGTCCGCTCCGGTGACCGAAATTAGGAACATGCCAGCAGTTGTAAGTTACTCTTTTATGCACATCTAAAAaattactctctctctctctctctctctctctctattcaGATGCGTTGTCTAAAGATTCTAACTATATAAACTTTATCCTCCAGAAAGATATTTTTTGTTCTTTGAATTTTAAGGTGTATGCAAATGAGCGATGATCTAGAAAATCATAGCCTAAAGGGAAAAAAAGCAAGCTGCCTCATTCATAGTTATGGTGCTGCCTATAACATTGATgttctttctttatttcttttatttttatGGATGCGAGAGTGTCTGAAGTATTCTATACTAACTtggcattgcaaacattcaatgaaATTTATTGCAAGTATGCTAATAGCACCTACCTCTTTTCAGTTAAGTAAATTTGTTTAACTGTGTTTGTCTAGCGGTACCTAAGTACTGTCGCGAAAATTTGTTTCTATGTTTCCTGGAATtttcccaataatattctttggtCTTATCATTTATTTGTAATTATTAATGCTCTCAATCACAGCAATGTCCCCTCTAATTATTCTTTGGAGATAGTTATGAAAATGCTTGCAGACTTGTTCAGCTCAGTTTATGAACCATGAACTATGCATATCTCATAACATAGTGATTAAGTTACCACGAACCATTCATAGCTCAACTTATGAATTCGGATGATGAAATTAGCATATCATAGCATTGCAGGATGTCTTCTTGATTGACATGTTCCGTTGATACATCTTACTACGTGTTGCAGCAAGAAACTGGCCTGTGCAAGAATCTCCTTCAGGAGTATGCTCAGAAGATGAATTACGCCATTCCATCTTATATTTGCACTAAACAAGCTTCGGGTGTAGCTCCTTTCGTATGCAGTGTTGAGATTGGTGGCATCCTATACATTGGTGCTGCAGCTAGGACAAAGAAGGAGGCAGAGATAAAAGCTGCCCGAACTGCTCTTCTTGCAATCCAAAGTAATTTTCTTAGCATTCAATCCAAGAATATCTTTTGTGCAAACATTATCACTCCCTTTTAGCAAAGAAACTGGCCTAAATTTTGGGTCATAAATGGGCAATGTTTGTTGCAGGTCAATCAGAAGGTGGTGCAAATGGTGCCAAAAAGTACATTGTTGTTCCTGGGCAAAGGCCAGATAAGGAGACGAATAAAAATCCAACTGAAACCCCCATACCACTTAGAGTCAAGAAGCGTGGTTCCAGGAAGAAATGGAACAAGAGGAAATTCAGGAGGATGGCTGACCGAATTGTTGATGCTGGAAAGGATGCAGAGGGGCTTGGAACGCTTCTACATGATGACTATGAGGAAGCTAGAAGAATAGGATATGAGTTACCTACAGATACTGCTATGGTTCAATTTAACAAGGAAGTTGTAATGACACAACCTGGTGAAGGAGATAGGATAGTACAATTGGAGCCACCCAGAGATCCTGCAGAGGTCCAATataacaaggaagctagaagtgtTGAACAGGACCCACCCAGAGATCCTGCAGAGGTCCAACataacaaggaagctagaagtgtTGAACAGGACCCACCCAGAGATCCTGCAGAGGTCCAACATAACAAGGAAGCTAGAACTGTCGAACAGGACCCACCCAGCAACACAGAAGTGTGGAAGCCTGACAATAAGGCTACAACTACAGAGCAGgagtcggtgagcgctttcatagcaTTGAGATCTAATGGGGATTCTACAGATGTGGAGGCGGCACCAGGCGATACCTTGATGATGCAGGGCCAGGAGTCGGAAGCCACAATGCAAGAAGCATCTCACGCTGGTGAACAGGCCCAGCCTAACTAGGAACCTGAAAGCAAAAAAAACTTCCTGAACAGGAAGACCGAAATGTAGGTCGAATGCATGCATTGCTGTAGGAGAATAAGTCCACTGGAGGTACATGAGCCTAAAATAATTTGTGGAGTGGTGGTTGACTCCAGTGGTAAGTGCCTTCCAGAGTGTACCGGCATGCCCAAAACTGAAATTTCCGGTTTAGATAGAATTGGGGGCGCGGAAGagggtgccatgtgtgtgtttgtGTGTGTTGCCTGTGGATGGAGGAATTGATGGGAGTATGTGAACTGATGTAGCTAGTCTATGTTTGTTACCattgagggcttgttcggttagctctcaatccatgtggattgagcgggattggatgggtttgaatcccaaacagctcaaacttcttcacaattttttccaatcccatccaatccatgtgtattgggaataaccgaacaagccctgatgATGATTGTGTTTGGCCATGTTTTCACTGTCATATTGGTTGGCGACCGCTACTTGCATGCACAATGCATTCGAGGTAGCCGGTCCAAGCCTCCATTTGGTCACTGGATGATTGCTTAAATGATGTTTGAGTTCTCTTGTGTTAAATTATTAATGCACAAGGAAAATAAAAACAATTGCAAACTGGAGAACTCTTGATCTGCATGTGATTGAGGGAATTTGAAATGGACTCAATAAGCGCAAACAAGGATCGGATCGAAGGACTAAAATGAAGCTCATCCGGTTATCGGTTATGTGCCTGTTCCATTGCACCCGTAGTAGTCTAAACAATCGGCTTTAATTCGAATTGCACCCGTAGTAGTTTAAACAATCGGCTTTAATTCGAAACGAACATCTCATATATTTTGTGCCAGTGCCTGCACAAACCACCGGTGGAACCCTAGGCCAATCACTACAACTGTCCAACACCATCTTAGAGCCCGTTCGGTTGTACCGGAATAAGCCAGGATTCATTCTAGCTcatcaaaatctatataaattagagaaccaATACAATTAGGAATTAATCCGGGGCTCCAATCCCAAACAACCGATCAGGGCCTTAAGCAACCTCCAATGCGCTAGGAAACAGAGTTCATCATACAGAAGCAAAGCAAGGGAATCGAGACTGGAGATACATCAGGAGAGATGCCTGAGGTAGTGTGAGACGGTGCGAGGGAGAGTCGGATGATGCTACTATTTTCAGTTAGCCCACTTTTCAATAAACGCCAAGTTCTGGTATTTCTTCACGAGAAATATTCACCTTTTCCCCGACCCTTCATAATTTATATCATGTTCATCATCTCACTCATCTTCAACGATCATATTGGGCATaataatacaagctatcatgaTTTTTCTAAGGGTCTCTTCATCACAAAATCGAGCTAGACCTTTAACGATAGCGAATCGAGATTGTAGAACTCCAAACGCTCATTCCACTTCCTTTCTACAAACTTCTTGTGCAGCAGTGAAGTATTTTTTTATTACCTTGTGGTTCAGGACAAAAGTGGTCCA
This portion of the Zea mays cultivar B73 chromosome 2, Zm-B73-REFERENCE-NAM-5.0, whole genome shotgun sequence genome encodes:
- the LOC100284085 gene encoding Double-stranded RNA-binding protein 8 — protein: MHGGGAASPDAAICISPEAGPIVGVAPAGIRVENCYVFKSRLQEYAQRVGIPTPEYHTLKEGPSHEPVFKSTVFVNNTKYESLPGFFSRKAAEQSAAEVALMEIAMSAPVTEIRNMPAVQETGLCKNLLQEYAQKMNYAIPSYICTKQASGVAPFVCSVEIGGILYIGAAARTKKEAEIKAARTALLAIQSQSEGGANGAKKYIVVPGQRPDKETNKNPTETPIPLRVKKRGSRKKWNKRKFRRMADRIVDAGKDAEGLGTLLHDDYEEARRIGYELPTDTAMVQFNKEVVMTQPGEGDRIVQLEPPRDPAEVQYNKEARSVEQDPPRDPAEVQHNKEARSVEQDPPRDPAEVQHNKEARTVEQDPPSNTEVWKPDNKATTTEQESVSAFIALRSNGDSTDVEAAPGDTLMMQGQESEATMQEASHAGEQAQPN